A window of Indicator indicator isolate 239-I01 chromosome 25, UM_Iind_1.1, whole genome shotgun sequence contains these coding sequences:
- the BMP3 gene encoding bone morphogenetic protein 3: MAANRWVLCLCLGWGCLCLALGDVLKARWVGVRRRNTPAGVRGGRLRAAAGDYGPGQRPEPEEQRRPGRLHPGDKVSEHMLRLYDQYSGGRGGRAARRRDLSGLPGLQLRQGNTVRGFRPRAAGGPESQEVYVFNLTSLTNSENVLSASVYYYVGDLLHAPWNCSQSRGCSRHGHRKPEIQMHLSVWTFPSVGNWTRSLGHFLINISAAYQDVLSWQWKDITQLLHEAKQNNELLIGVKMDLSSHHSRKRAPPHYEPYILIYANDSAISEPETVVSSLQGHRHPLARVFPRPENHVRSSLGKWRQKRSTNILLPLQNNELPGAEYQYSEDERWEDRKPYKPLQPQLAERSKSKKKQRKTHHHKSQTLQFDEQTLKKARRKQWNEPRYCARRYLKVDFADIGWSEWIISPKSFDAYYCSGECQFPIPKALKPSNHATIQSIVKAVGVVPGIPEPCCVPEKMSSLSILFFDENKNVVLKVYPNMTVESCACR; the protein is encoded by the exons ATGGCGGCAAACCGCTGggtgctgtgcctgtgcctgggctgggggtgccTGTGCCTGGCGCTGGGCGACGTGCTGAAGGCTCGCTGGGTCGGGGTGCGACGGCGAAACACCCCAGCAGGAGTGCGGGGCGGCCGGCTGAGAGCCGCGGCAGGTGACTACGGTCCGGGGCAGCGGCCGGAGCCGGAGGAGCAGCGGCGGCCGGGGAGGCTGCACCCAGGAGACAAGGTCTCGGAGCACATGCTGCGGCTCTACGACCAGTACAGCGGCGGCCGCGGGGGGCGGGCGGCGCGGCGCCGAGACCTGTCGGGGCTGCCCGGGCTGCAGCTTCGCCAGGGTAACACGGTGCGCGGCTTCCGCCCGCGGGCTGCAG GGGGCCCTGAAAGCCAGGAGGTGTACGTTTTTAACTTGACGTCACTCACCAACTCTGAAAATGTCTTGTCAGCTTCGGTGTATTATTATGTTGGTGATCTGCTGCATGCTCCCTGGAACTGTTCCCAGTCCAGAGGCTGCTCTCGTCATGGGCACAGGAAACCTGAAATTCAGATGCATCTTTCAGTTTGGACCTTTCCTTCGGTTGGGAACTGGACTCGGAGCCTGGGACATTTCCTAATAAACATCTCTGCTGCTTACCAGGATGTCCTTTCCTGGCAGTGGAAGGATATCACTCAGCTTCTgcatgaagcaaaacaaaacaatgaactCCTCATCGGTGTCAAAATGGATCTGAGCAGCCACCACTCCCGGAAAAGGGCACCTCCTCACTATGAACCCTACATTCTGATTTATGCCAACGACTCTGCTATTTCAGAGCCAGAGACCGTTGTCTCTAGTTTGCAAGGGCACCGCCATCCTCTGGCAAGAGTCTTTCCCAGGCCAGAAAACCACGTGAGGAGCAGCCTCGGGAAGTGGCGGCAAAAACGCTCTACAAACATTCTGTTGCCCCTGCAGAATAATGAGCTCCCAGGAGCTGAGTACCAGTACAGCGAGGATGAGAGATGGGAAGACAGAAAACCCTACAAACCCCTCCAGCCACAGCTAGCCGAGAGGTCAAAGAGtaagaaaaagcagaggaagactCATCACCACAAGAGCCAGACGCTCCAGTTTGACGAGCAAACGCTGAAGAAGGCGAGGAGGAAGCAGTGGAATGAGCCAAGGTATTGTGCCCGCCGCTACCTCAAGGTGGATTTTGCAGACATTGGCTGGAGCGAGTGGATTATTTCCCCTAAATCCTTTGATGCCTATTACTGCTCAGGGGAATGCCAATTCCCAATTCCAAAG GCCCTGAAGCCATCCAACCATGCCACCATTCAGAGCATCGTGAAAGCTGTTGGGGTTGTCCCAGGCATTCCCGAGCCTTGCTGCGTTCCTGAGAAAATGTCTTCTCTTAGTATCTTATTTtttgatgaaaataaaaatgtagttCTTAAGGTGTACCCCAACATGACAGTGGAATCCTGTGCGTGCAGATAA